A DNA window from Maribellus comscasis contains the following coding sequences:
- a CDS encoding DUF2764 family protein, with protein sequence MFKKNYYCLIAGLPDLFFDELKSEITPVSFRRILKNDLIPADFEFVRMLFYPDDNDNLLNQIFDSGATFNCSGNFAKKFLDEQIENPTEIPEYMIQFLKWIKNKDIKQHHLLAENKLHTLFNEYAVKIKNRFLRDWFLFDLKINNLITAFHCLSYKYEMSEHLIHTEETNVMNSLLLENRLKPEYFDDEIPFASEIIRVIETDMKMIEKEKNIDKIKWNYLDEQTFFFYFTIEKILSYTIKLKMIERWTKLDKKTGKELLEKLLTELKTSYVFPEEFSVAK encoded by the coding sequence ATGTTTAAAAAAAATTATTACTGTTTGATTGCCGGACTGCCCGATTTGTTTTTTGATGAACTCAAATCAGAAATTACTCCTGTATCATTTCGCAGGATATTAAAAAATGATCTTATTCCGGCTGATTTTGAATTTGTAAGGATGCTGTTTTATCCTGACGACAATGACAACCTGCTTAACCAGATTTTTGATTCCGGCGCTACTTTTAACTGTTCAGGGAATTTCGCAAAAAAATTTCTTGACGAACAAATTGAAAATCCCACTGAAATTCCGGAATACATGATTCAGTTTTTAAAATGGATAAAAAATAAAGACATAAAACAACATCATCTTCTTGCTGAAAATAAACTCCATACACTCTTTAATGAATATGCAGTCAAAATCAAAAACCGCTTTTTGAGAGATTGGTTTTTGTTCGACCTGAAGATCAACAACCTCATTACTGCATTTCATTGTCTCTCTTATAAATATGAAATGTCCGAGCACCTGATTCATACTGAGGAAACCAATGTAATGAATTCGCTTTTACTGGAAAACCGACTAAAACCGGAATATTTTGATGATGAAATTCCTTTTGCATCTGAAATTATCAGGGTGATTGAAACCGATATGAAAATGATTGAAAAAGAAAAAAACATCGATAAAATAAAGTGGAACTACCTCGATGAGCAGACTTTCTTTTTCTATTTCACCATTGAAAAAATACTGAGCTATACGATTAAACTAAAAATGATTGAACGCTGGACAAAACTGGATAAAAAAACGGGCAAAGAACTGCTTGAAAAATTGTTGACCGAACTAAAAACAAGTTATGTATTTCCGGAAGAATTTAGCGTTGCAAAATAA
- a CDS encoding phosphotriesterase family protein, protein MMKNTNFLYLFVSAIFLLSCNSKESKIITVSGEIPAGEIGKTLHHEHILVDFIGADSTGYHRWKKEEVVEKVLPYLLEIKKLGYKTIVECTPAYLGRDPELLKMLVEKSGLQIITNTGYYSAVGAKYIPEHGFTETAEQLAERWIEEAKNGIEGTGVYPGFIKIAVERASLEEINRKVVEAACITHKATGLTIMSHTGLAVPAFQELEILKNYGVHPSAFIWTHAHNERDLSKPIEAAQMGAWIGYDNFTPEKLDRFVNFALQMKKEGLLHKLLFSHDAGWYRPGEPGGGNFRGYTEIEEYLIPALEKNGLSQQDIYQIFTLNPVEAFKIQVRPVQS, encoded by the coding sequence ATGATGAAAAATACCAATTTCCTTTATCTGTTTGTTTCAGCTATATTTTTGCTGTCGTGTAACAGCAAGGAGTCAAAAATTATCACTGTAAGCGGAGAAATTCCGGCGGGAGAAATCGGGAAAACCCTACACCACGAACATATTCTGGTTGATTTTATTGGAGCCGACAGCACCGGATATCACCGCTGGAAAAAAGAGGAGGTCGTTGAAAAAGTACTTCCATATCTTTTGGAAATAAAAAAACTCGGATACAAAACAATAGTTGAATGCACCCCGGCCTATTTGGGGCGCGATCCTGAATTATTAAAAATGCTGGTGGAGAAATCAGGTTTGCAGATCATTACCAACACCGGATACTACAGTGCCGTTGGTGCAAAATATATTCCCGAACACGGTTTTACAGAAACAGCAGAACAACTTGCTGAACGCTGGATTGAAGAGGCAAAAAACGGAATTGAAGGAACCGGAGTTTACCCGGGTTTTATTAAAATTGCCGTTGAACGGGCATCCCTGGAAGAAATAAACCGCAAGGTAGTTGAAGCTGCCTGTATTACACATAAAGCGACCGGACTAACAATTATGTCACATACAGGATTGGCCGTCCCTGCATTTCAGGAATTGGAAATCCTGAAAAACTATGGCGTTCATCCTTCTGCATTTATCTGGACACATGCACATAACGAACGCGATTTAAGCAAACCAATTGAAGCTGCGCAAATGGGAGCCTGGATTGGATATGACAATTTCACACCGGAAAAACTGGACCGATTTGTAAATTTTGCTCTTCAAATGAAAAAAGAAGGATTACTTCATAAACTGCTTTTCTCTCACGATGCAGGATGGTATCGTCCGGGAGAGCCCGGTGGTGGAAATTTCAGAGGATACACCGAAATAGAAGAATACCTGATTCCTGCGTTGGAAAAAAATGGTCTGTCACAACAAGACATTTATCAAATTTTTACACTTAACCCAGTGGAGGCATTTAAAATACAAGTTCGACCCGTTCAATCATGA
- a CDS encoding DMT family transporter, translating into MQNYTKGIIYASTTAFFWGFLAIALKVATREVEPATIVWFRFSVAFIMLSVWQIFQNPSSFRILKRPPLLLILAGIGLSWNYMGYMLGIHYTTPSNAQLFIQTGPIILAVAGLVFFKEKLKRNQIIGFSVAIIGFSFFYRDQLSAFFESQEKYNLGVLFTISGAIAWSTYAISQKKLVIRHSAESLNLFLFGFPALIYIPFIDLTPLFHLHWTWWLLMVFLGANTFIAYSCLALALKYLEANKVSIIIIVNPMITFITMGILTEMDVSWVAHERFSIITILGAALVFAGAILVVWRKRKKI; encoded by the coding sequence ATGCAAAACTATACCAAAGGAATAATTTATGCTTCAACCACTGCTTTCTTTTGGGGATTTCTGGCGATCGCCTTAAAAGTAGCTACACGGGAAGTTGAACCGGCTACCATCGTTTGGTTCCGTTTTTCCGTGGCTTTTATTATGCTTTCCGTTTGGCAGATATTCCAGAATCCTTCCTCCTTCCGGATTCTGAAACGCCCTCCCCTTCTTCTGATACTGGCCGGAATCGGACTCTCCTGGAATTATATGGGATATATGTTGGGAATCCACTACACCACTCCAAGCAATGCACAACTTTTTATTCAAACCGGCCCGATTATTCTTGCGGTTGCCGGTCTTGTTTTTTTTAAGGAAAAACTTAAACGAAATCAAATCATTGGATTTTCTGTAGCTATTATTGGTTTTTCTTTTTTTTACCGCGACCAGTTGTCTGCCTTTTTTGAAAGTCAGGAAAAATATAACCTTGGAGTATTATTCACCATCTCAGGAGCCATTGCCTGGTCAACTTATGCTATTTCTCAAAAAAAACTGGTAATCAGGCATTCTGCGGAAAGTTTAAATCTTTTCCTGTTTGGTTTTCCTGCTTTGATTTATATCCCTTTTATTGACTTAACACCGCTCTTTCATTTACATTGGACATGGTGGCTTCTAATGGTTTTCCTGGGAGCAAATACTTTTATTGCATACTCTTGTCTGGCGTTGGCACTAAAATATCTCGAAGCCAATAAAGTAAGTATTATCATCATTGTAAACCCGATGATCACTTTTATAACCATGGGGATTTTGACTGAAATGGATGTCAGCTGGGTAGCGCATGAACGTTTCTCAATAATTACTATTTTGGGAGCAGCATTGGTTTTTGCTGGAGCGATACTTGTTGTCTGGAGGAAAAGAAAAAAGATTTAA
- a CDS encoding DivIVA domain-containing protein codes for MNHLKTSTKTMTDKLQEITEKIYNEGIVKARDEAEKIKENAKKEAEKIINEAQKKAGEILAKAKSDADERKSNSESEMKLSARQFLSKLKQQVTNLILAQQVDSTVQETFSDKTFIQKIIITIVEKWQPAENGEMDLKIMVPQHELNSLTATLNQRAAEAMKKGLDVQVDSKLKTGFKIGPKDDRFVVRFTDLDFENYFKTYLKETTQKLLFED; via the coding sequence ATAAACCATTTAAAAACTTCAACAAAAACCATGACTGATAAATTACAGGAAATAACAGAAAAAATATATAATGAAGGCATTGTAAAAGCCCGGGATGAGGCAGAAAAGATAAAAGAAAACGCAAAGAAAGAGGCCGAAAAAATTATCAATGAAGCCCAGAAAAAAGCCGGAGAAATTCTCGCGAAAGCAAAATCAGACGCAGATGAGCGAAAAAGTAATTCAGAGTCGGAAATGAAGCTGTCTGCACGACAGTTTCTGAGCAAATTAAAACAGCAGGTTACCAATTTAATTTTGGCACAGCAGGTGGATAGCACTGTTCAGGAAACATTTTCTGATAAAACTTTTATTCAAAAAATCATCATAACCATTGTTGAAAAATGGCAGCCCGCTGAAAATGGCGAAATGGATTTAAAAATTATGGTGCCGCAACACGAGCTTAACAGTTTAACCGCCACATTAAACCAGAGGGCTGCAGAAGCAATGAAAAAAGGCCTTGATGTGCAGGTGGATTCAAAGCTAAAAACCGGCTTCAAAATCGGACCAAAAGACGATCGTTTTGTCGTGCGGTTTACCGACCTTGATTTTGAAAACTATTTTAAAACCTATTTAAAAGAGACAACACAAAAATTGTTATTCGAAGATTAG
- a CDS encoding universal stress protein has translation MNQMSNSILAYIPQNSNAKSVLKQFLRFHKPLKMRIFFLNILERSSFLTMGLQPKKKDSIKDHAKQNLIDFLKKTTKKELPDEFIPRIKMGEKLSTLIKESKNGGYDFIALDKNDSGLKNTMINKLIIRSHCPVLLLNKKTSLKKIKTIVVPIDISQTTTKRLFWATFFAKKWKAKVKIVSALNIDINEGRSLARKNADHLKEMLNKRGVECEVEILKVHNQLKHKVILDYITEENPDLIIIRTHQESIFADRRIGQFVTQIVYGCEMPVFTVGHSTQSLSLDNIR, from the coding sequence ATGAATCAAATGTCAAACAGTATACTGGCATACATCCCTCAAAATTCAAACGCAAAATCCGTTTTAAAACAATTTCTGCGCTTTCACAAGCCATTGAAGATGCGAATATTCTTCTTGAATATTCTTGAAAGATCATCGTTCCTTACCATGGGACTTCAGCCCAAAAAGAAGGATTCAATAAAAGATCATGCAAAACAAAATCTAATCGATTTTCTGAAAAAAACGACAAAAAAGGAACTGCCGGATGAATTTATTCCGCGTATAAAAATGGGAGAAAAATTATCCACCTTAATAAAAGAATCAAAAAATGGGGGATACGATTTTATTGCTCTTGACAAAAATGACAGCGGACTCAAAAATACAATGATAAACAAACTCATTATTCGCTCACATTGTCCGGTTTTACTTCTCAACAAAAAGACCTCATTAAAAAAGATTAAAACAATTGTCGTCCCAATCGATATTTCGCAAACCACAACGAAAAGACTATTTTGGGCTACTTTTTTTGCAAAAAAATGGAAAGCCAAAGTCAAAATTGTTTCGGCCTTAAACATCGATATCAACGAAGGCAGGAGTTTGGCCCGAAAAAATGCTGATCACCTGAAAGAGATGTTAAACAAACGTGGTGTGGAGTGTGAAGTTGAAATTTTAAAGGTACACAACCAACTCAAGCACAAAGTAATTCTCGATTATATTACGGAAGAAAATCCTGATTTGATCATCATACGAACACACCAGGAATCTATTTTTGCCGACCGGCGCATCGGTCAGTTTGTTACTCAAATCGTGTACGGCTGTGAAATGCCGGTTTTTACGGTTGGCCACTCTACACAATCTCTTTCCCTGGATAACATTCGATAA